One Metamycoplasma canadense DNA segment encodes these proteins:
- a CDS encoding DNA topoisomerase (ATP-hydrolyzing) has product MVEIMSDSFSRFSKYVIQQRAIPDARDGLKPVQRRILFSMWNLKLRNNDPFKKSARIVGDVLGKYHPHGDSSVYEAMVRMAQEWKSNYPLVEMHGNKGSIDNDPAAAMRYTESRLQKITELMLKDLEKKVVPMVPNFDDSEYEPLILPTLFPNLLVNGAIGISSGFATQIPPHNLSELLEATIAMIKKPNITVEELMQYVKGPDFPTGGIIFGNQGIVDSFKTGKGKVTLSSKYQFVKDKKDNIIGIEITEIPFGVIKSKMVFEIDSIISSKTISGIKEIRDQSDRNGLSIYIELNEGSNAEAILNYLMNKTNMRINYDYNMLAIYKNAPTLLTLDLALFAFLEHLTEINTHSIKYDWQKYTLRLEIVKGFIKVAEISDDVIKLIKESDNSRKGVILALKETFNFTEIQATAIAELRLYKLSKMDQMEFQKEKNNLEILIKRCDALLNDKYEFDNFLINQLNEIKKEYGTARKTEIRNEIVNKGVDLKLLAKNEDFYFFISEQGYIKKISNKIYNSNDLNTYKLKENDTIKYYDKINSLSKLLFFTNKGNFFVLEAHILKDNSWKELGQHISSFVNIEANEKIIRVMEITSYNSYINLILITKYGYGKKVKIINFDSKTLNKSKTCISFKNQDDELIDAKISNDEKDIFIILNNGSYFLINENIFSTDLALRAQGIKLLPKLQTNEKTFISAFTTCSKINKVTMLTEGGMFKQWNMSEIEYTNRTNRGSKLYNFLKNVNCIPKCLEVNTKELELLYTNKNNESSIFKFEKMTKDKTKNDKLINLDWEFNNCGFLIQHIKINELFDVDAEQKNKLKDLYLKKKENKDNIELTTETTLFKRSYYNNDNEVNLFEQKEENKNEAINLFEISEDFKVVNNFENKNKKNLSIEEKINAMNNIDLDLIEQKVKQIKKK; this is encoded by the coding sequence ATGGTTGAAATAATGAGTGATAGTTTTTCTCGTTTTTCAAAATATGTTATTCAACAAAGAGCCATACCAGATGCAAGAGATGGTCTTAAGCCTGTACAGAGAAGAATTTTATTTTCAATGTGAAATTTAAAACTAAGAAATAATGATCCATTTAAAAAATCAGCTCGTATTGTTGGAGATGTTTTAGGTAAATACCACCCGCACGGGGATAGTTCTGTATATGAAGCTATGGTGAGAATGGCACAAGAATGAAAAAGCAATTATCCACTAGTTGAAATGCATGGAAATAAAGGATCAATTGACAACGATCCAGCAGCAGCAATGCGTTATACAGAATCAAGACTTCAAAAAATCACTGAATTAATGCTAAAAGATTTAGAAAAAAAAGTTGTCCCTATGGTTCCAAACTTTGACGATTCTGAATATGAACCTCTTATTTTACCAACACTGTTTCCTAATTTACTAGTAAATGGAGCAATCGGAATTTCTTCGGGTTTCGCGACACAAATTCCTCCTCATAATCTTTCTGAATTACTTGAAGCAACAATTGCTATGATAAAAAAACCTAATATTACTGTTGAAGAACTAATGCAATATGTAAAAGGACCAGATTTTCCAACAGGAGGCATTATATTTGGCAATCAAGGAATTGTTGATTCTTTTAAAACTGGTAAGGGTAAAGTTACTTTATCATCGAAATATCAATTTGTTAAAGATAAAAAAGATAATATTATCGGTATTGAAATAACCGAAATTCCTTTTGGGGTTATAAAATCAAAAATGGTTTTCGAAATTGACTCAATTATTTCTTCAAAAACTATTAGTGGAATTAAAGAAATAAGGGATCAATCTGATAGAAATGGATTATCAATTTATATCGAATTAAATGAAGGCAGCAATGCTGAAGCAATATTAAATTATTTGATGAATAAAACTAATATGAGAATAAACTATGATTATAATATGCTTGCAATTTATAAAAATGCTCCAACATTATTAACCCTTGATTTAGCATTATTTGCCTTTTTAGAACATTTAACAGAAATTAATACTCATTCTATTAAATATGATTGACAAAAATATACTTTAAGACTTGAAATTGTTAAAGGTTTTATAAAAGTAGCTGAAATTTCTGATGATGTAATTAAATTAATTAAAGAAAGTGATAATTCTAGAAAAGGTGTTATATTAGCTTTAAAAGAAACATTTAACTTTACCGAAATTCAAGCAACCGCTATTGCTGAATTAAGATTATATAAATTATCAAAAATGGATCAAATGGAGTTTCAAAAAGAAAAAAATAATCTTGAAATTTTAATTAAAAGATGTGATGCTTTATTAAACGATAAATATGAATTTGATAATTTTTTAATAAATCAATTAAATGAAATTAAAAAAGAATATGGAACTGCTAGAAAAACTGAAATAAGAAATGAGATTGTTAATAAGGGAGTTGATTTAAAATTATTAGCTAAAAACGAAGATTTCTATTTCTTTATTTCAGAACAAGGCTATATTAAAAAAATAAGCAATAAAATATATAATTCAAATGATTTAAATACGTATAAATTAAAAGAAAACGACACTATTAAGTATTATGACAAAATAAATTCTTTATCGAAGCTTTTGTTTTTTACTAATAAAGGTAATTTTTTTGTTTTAGAAGCACATATTTTAAAAGATAATTCATGAAAAGAATTAGGTCAGCATATTTCTTCTTTTGTTAATATTGAAGCAAATGAAAAAATCATCCGTGTTATGGAAATTACTTCTTATAATTCATATATTAATTTAATTCTAATAACTAAATATGGTTATGGAAAAAAAGTTAAAATAATAAATTTTGATTCAAAAACATTAAATAAATCAAAAACATGTATTAGTTTTAAAAATCAAGATGATGAGTTAATAGATGCAAAAATTAGCAACGATGAAAAAGATATATTTATTATTTTAAACAATGGCTCATATTTTTTAATTAATGAAAATATTTTTTCAACCGATTTAGCTTTAAGAGCTCAAGGAATTAAACTTTTACCAAAACTACAAACAAATGAAAAAACATTTATTTCAGCATTTACAACTTGTTCAAAAATCAATAAAGTAACAATGCTAACAGAAGGCGGAATGTTTAAACAATGAAACATGTCTGAAATTGAATATACTAATAGAACAAATCGCGGATCAAAACTTTATAACTTTTTAAAAAATGTAAATTGTATTCCAAAATGTTTAGAAGTTAATACAAAAGAACTTGAATTACTTTATACTAATAAAAATAATGAATCAAGTATCTTTAAATTTGAAAAAATGACTAAAGATAAGACAAAAAATGATAAATTAATAAATTTAGATTGAGAATTTAATAATTGTGGATTTTTAATTCAGCACATTAAAATAAATGAATTGTTTGATGTTGATGCTGAACAAAAAAATAAATTAAAAGATCTTTATTTAAAGAAAAAAGAAAATAAGGATAATATAGAATTAACGACTGAAACAACATTATTCAAAAGATCATATTATAATAATGATAATGAAGTAAATTTATTTGAACAAAAAGAAGAAAACAAAAATGAAGCAATTAATTTATTTGAAATTAGCGAAGACTTTAAAGTTGTAAATAATTTTGAAAATAAAAATAAGAAAAATTTAAGCATCGAAGAAAAAATAAATGCAATGAATAATATTGATTTAGATCTAATTGAACAAAAAGTAAAACAAATTAAGAAAAAATAG